A window from Candidatus Arthromitus sp. SFB-rat-Yit encodes these proteins:
- a CDS encoding DEAD/DEAH box helicase: MKKIDIGKITEFSNFNNGNDGITLYKKNKLNMQYYEFTKDGVHVGFDVPSMRNITYTTRIYIVNNTVLNEFYCSCTYRNTKNDVCKHIVASYIFFLNELKDNIKPTLIYDFSQLDKLTTLNEKDILNNADTDYFKVDYFLYLNDIDNILLEIKLISNKTYSISNISEFLNSILSSSPYPINKNTSLNISINSFNEKDRAFLSKLLTIYSLIKINAIIVDNIFFNQYIKLNYYLFENLVDSLDENNLHIKFKHTLFDCCKIIKDDLDISPIISTDNNNNITLSLKTLNIIELFSGKHYFYHDGSIFNTSSSFIKTYNCIKKLVLDNNTSYFTINDDNKNVFLNQIIPKLSLNFNLKISESLSNIISIEECKCKFYIDKVSNDIVIIKVVFRYGNLDINPLDINSLNISILRDYGVENKVLTSLNKLTEYKNSIYYVIKSPDKIIDFKENGISILKNLGEVYYTKKFKQYKLIHSSSYKTSFSIGLNNLLNISFSFDGITNEELYSAIKNIRKGSKYLKLKDKGILNLDNDYLKEINSILKDLNIDEKELKNDSLNIDKYYAFYINDAYSNNFKSIGELNKSENFLKITDDLSNISNIDLSPPKNLNASLRNYQLEGFKWIKTLKEYNLSGILADEMGLGKTLQTIAFLQKEYENNSLGNAIIICPKSLIYNWFDEIKKFAPELKVLIFNGNKNIRSKLLDEFQNYDIILTSYGIIQKDIDVLKLKNFNICIIDEAQNIKNKSSKNTISLKELNVNYKFALTGTPIENSIEELWSIFNFLMPGYLYSYSKFRSIYGDQENYSSSNLNKKISPFILRRLKKNVLTELPPKIETKIMIDLNNEQKKLYYSYINKFKEEFGFENENLNDKNIKFKMLSALTRLRQICCDPKVIFEDYSHGSSKIDTLMDIIDEYIKNNKKIIIFSNFTTVLKIIRDKFIKNNIKYTYLDGSVPSKDRIDIVNDFNQNDYNIFLISLKAGGFGLNITSAEIVIHFDPWWNNAVEDQATDRAHRIGQKNTIHVIKLITKGTIEEKIFEIQERKNILINSIIKDSELEYSSISKMSVEDLKNLFTIDTL; the protein is encoded by the coding sequence ATGAAAAAGATCGATATAGGAAAAATAACTGAGTTTTCCAATTTTAATAATGGAAATGACGGTATTACTCTTTATAAAAAAAATAAATTGAATATGCAATATTACGAATTTACTAAAGATGGTGTACATGTTGGTTTTGATGTCCCATCTATGCGAAACATAACATATACAACCAGAATATATATAGTCAATAATACTGTACTAAATGAATTTTATTGTTCCTGTACATATAGAAATACAAAAAATGATGTTTGTAAACACATTGTAGCTAGTTATATATTTTTCCTAAATGAATTAAAGGATAATATTAAACCTACTTTGATATATGATTTTTCACAATTAGATAAACTAACTACTTTAAATGAAAAAGATATCTTAAATAATGCAGATACAGATTACTTTAAAGTAGATTATTTTTTATATCTAAATGATATAGATAATATTTTACTTGAAATTAAGCTTATATCAAATAAAACATATTCTATATCGAATATATCCGAATTTTTAAATTCTATATTATCATCATCACCATACCCAATAAACAAAAATACATCACTAAACATATCAATTAATAGTTTCAATGAAAAAGATAGAGCTTTTCTATCTAAATTATTAACTATATACTCTCTTATAAAAATTAATGCTATAATTGTGGACAATATATTTTTCAATCAATATATAAAATTAAACTATTATTTATTTGAAAATTTAGTTGATTCTTTGGATGAAAATAATTTACATATAAAATTTAAACATACATTATTCGACTGTTGCAAGATAATCAAAGATGATTTAGATATATCTCCCATTATTTCAACAGATAATAATAACAATATCACGTTATCTTTAAAAACATTAAATATTATTGAATTATTTAGTGGAAAACATTATTTCTATCATGATGGATCAATATTTAACACTTCTTCATCGTTTATAAAAACCTATAATTGCATAAAGAAGTTAGTGCTTGATAACAACACATCTTATTTTACAATAAATGATGACAATAAAAATGTTTTCCTTAATCAAATCATACCTAAGCTATCTTTAAATTTTAATTTAAAAATTTCCGAAAGTTTAAGCAACATAATAAGTATTGAAGAATGTAAATGTAAATTCTACATAGATAAAGTTTCAAACGATATAGTCATAATAAAAGTTGTGTTTAGATATGGAAATTTAGATATAAATCCACTAGATATAAATTCTTTAAATATATCTATCTTAAGAGATTATGGTGTTGAAAATAAAGTATTAACTTCACTAAACAAATTAACTGAATACAAAAACTCAATTTATTACGTAATAAAATCTCCCGATAAAATAATTGATTTTAAAGAAAATGGAATCTCAATACTTAAAAATTTAGGGGAAGTTTATTACACGAAAAAATTCAAACAATACAAACTAATTCATTCATCTTCTTATAAAACTTCATTTAGTATAGGATTAAATAATTTATTAAATATATCATTTTCATTTGATGGAATAACAAATGAAGAATTATATTCAGCTATTAAAAACATAAGAAAAGGTTCGAAATATCTTAAACTAAAAGATAAAGGTATTTTAAATTTGGATAATGATTATTTAAAAGAAATAAATTCAATTCTTAAAGATTTGAATATCGATGAGAAGGAACTCAAAAATGATTCACTTAATATTGATAAATATTATGCATTCTATATAAACGATGCATATTCTAATAATTTTAAATCAATAGGTGAATTGAATAAAAGTGAAAATTTTTTAAAAATAACAGACGATCTTTCTAACATTTCTAACATTGATTTATCTCCCCCAAAAAATTTAAACGCTTCTCTTAGAAATTATCAGTTAGAAGGATTTAAATGGATAAAGACATTAAAAGAATATAATTTATCAGGAATTTTAGCAGATGAAATGGGACTTGGTAAAACTCTTCAAACTATCGCATTTCTTCAAAAAGAATATGAAAATAATTCACTTGGTAATGCAATAATAATTTGTCCAAAATCACTTATATATAACTGGTTTGATGAAATCAAAAAATTTGCACCAGAACTTAAAGTTCTTATATTTAATGGAAATAAAAATATTCGATCAAAGCTTTTAGATGAGTTTCAAAATTACGATATAATATTAACTTCTTACGGTATAATTCAAAAAGATATAGATGTACTAAAATTAAAGAATTTTAACATTTGCATAATTGATGAAGCCCAAAATATAAAGAATAAATCCTCTAAAAATACAATTTCTTTAAAAGAACTTAATGTAAATTATAAATTTGCATTAACAGGTACTCCTATAGAAAATTCAATTGAAGAATTGTGGTCAATATTTAACTTTTTGATGCCTGGATATTTATATTCTTATTCAAAATTTAGATCAATCTATGGAGATCAAGAAAACTATAGTTCATCTAATTTAAACAAAAAAATATCCCCTTTCATATTAAGAAGACTTAAAAAGAATGTATTAACTGAACTCCCTCCTAAGATTGAAACTAAAATAATGATTGATTTAAATAATGAGCAGAAAAAATTATATTACTCATATATAAACAAATTCAAAGAAGAATTTGGATTTGAGAATGAGAATTTAAATGATAAGAATATCAAATTTAAAATGCTAAGTGCATTAACTCGTTTAAGGCAAATTTGTTGTGATCCTAAAGTAATATTTGAGGATTACTCTCATGGAAGCTCTAAAATAGACACATTAATGGACATAATAGACGAATATATCAAAAACAATAAAAAAATTATAATATTTTCAAATTTTACAACTGTACTTAAAATTATTAGAGATAAATTTATCAAAAATAATATAAAGTATACGTACTTGGATGGAAGTGTTCCATCTAAAGATAGAATTGATATTGTAAATGATTTTAATCAAAATGATTATAATATATTTCTAATTTCCCTTAAAGCTGGAGGATTCGGTTTAAATATAACATCTGCTGAAATTGTAATTCATTTCGATCCTTGGTGGAATAATGCTGTTGAAGATCAAGCTACAGATAGAGCTCATAGAATTGGTCAAAAGAACACAATTCATGTTATAAAATTAATAACTAAGGGAACTATTGAAGAGAAAATATTTGAAATACAGGAGAGGAAAAATATACTTATCAACTCTATAATAAAAGACAGTGAACTTGAATACAGTTCAATCTCCAAAATGTCAGTTGAAGATCTTAAAAATTTATTTACGATCGATACATTATAA
- a CDS encoding sensor domain-containing diguanylate cyclase — protein MTSTKEKDNNTSGIDLNIYEKLIKEESDRLKQQNDSLQYKLSITSNLLDISKYLNTRIASDNIFNVINDVAIAIFGVKYSTIIVKESENTYLNISNVNSKNYKNFNFMHKFFGEETFLISCKQELNIDSIKEPDSKSLLGYPIFCKKEFVGYMILEHPYENFFDTHKVHFLGSLADLLAMTYENYMLYKQLDEKSKNDPILNILTRAEFLDRINKIILKKPQKDFALIMIDVDNFKHINDSHGHIFGDSALIQTTNVIKELLDENDIFARYGGDEFILYTNSFDSTKELITKIEKLRMSIEKNTIELNGSKSSITMSFGISIYPYDGKTLDSLLNFADNMLYMAKENGKNKVEINL, from the coding sequence ATGACATCAACAAAAGAAAAAGACAACAATACATCAGGTATAGATCTTAATATCTATGAAAAACTTATAAAAGAAGAATCTGATAGATTAAAACAACAAAATGATTCTCTTCAATATAAGCTTTCAATAACGAGTAATCTACTTGATATAAGTAAATATCTCAATACTCGTATTGCAAGCGATAATATTTTCAATGTAATAAATGATGTTGCAATAGCTATATTCGGTGTTAAGTATTCAACAATTATAGTTAAAGAATCTGAAAATACCTATTTAAATATTTCAAATGTAAATAGTAAAAACTATAAAAATTTTAACTTTATGCATAAATTTTTCGGAGAAGAAACATTTCTAATTTCATGTAAACAAGAATTAAATATAGACTCAATAAAAGAACCTGATTCAAAATCATTACTTGGTTATCCAATATTTTGCAAAAAAGAATTTGTTGGATATATGATTCTTGAACATCCATATGAGAATTTTTTTGATACTCATAAAGTTCATTTTTTAGGATCTCTTGCAGATCTCTTAGCAATGACATATGAAAACTATATGTTATATAAACAATTGGACGAAAAATCTAAAAATGATCCTATACTAAACATTTTAACAAGAGCAGAATTTTTAGATAGAATAAATAAAATCATACTTAAAAAACCTCAAAAAGATTTTGCGTTAATTATGATAGATGTAGATAATTTCAAACATATAAATGACTCTCATGGACATATATTTGGAGATTCTGCTTTAATACAAACAACAAATGTTATAAAAGAACTTTTAGATGAAAATGACATATTTGCAAGATATGGAGGGGATGAGTTTATACTATACACTAATTCCTTTGACTCAACAAAAGAACTCATAACAAAAATTGAGAAACTAAGAATGAGTATTGAGAAAAATACCATTGAACTCAATGGATCTAAATCAAGCATTACTATGAGTTTTGGAATATCTATATATCCATACGATGGTAAAACACTCGATTCTTTATTAAATTTTGCAGATAACATGCTATATATGGCCAAAGAAAATGGAAAAAATAAAGTAGAAATAAATTTATAA
- the tyrS gene encoding tyrosine--tRNA ligase → MNLFNELEKRGFIKQATHLEEIRNLINNEKIIFYIGYDPTADSLTVGHFVTLMFMSHMQKHGHKPIVLVGGGTVVVGDPTGKTDMRKMLSNETINDNLSKIKDQMKKFVDFSNDNAIMLNNADWILKLNYINFLREIGTKFSVNNMLRAECFKQRLEKGLSFIEFNYMIMQAYDFLYLNQEYNCIMQLGGDDQWSNMIAGMDLIKKTRGVQVYALTCNLLLTSNGKKMGKTENGAIWLDKEKTSVYDFYQYWRNIGDDDVEKTLKMLTFLPLDEIEDLCKVEDAEINKAKEVLAFEVTKIIHGEEEAIKCKEASKALFSGNGNLEGAPNYDVKIQENGDLFLDILVGLKILPSKSEGRRLISQGGVSIYDEKITDPNLLLEKKHFKDGKVILKRGKKNFYILNLIN, encoded by the coding sequence ATGAATCTATTTAATGAATTAGAGAAGCGAGGTTTTATTAAGCAGGCTACGCACTTAGAGGAGATAAGAAATCTTATAAATAATGAAAAAATAATTTTTTATATAGGATATGATCCGACAGCGGATAGTTTAACTGTAGGTCATTTTGTAACACTTATGTTTATGTCCCATATGCAGAAGCATGGTCATAAACCTATCGTACTTGTAGGTGGTGGGACTGTTGTGGTTGGAGATCCTACAGGTAAAACGGATATGAGAAAAATGTTATCTAATGAAACTATAAATGATAACTTAAGTAAAATAAAAGATCAAATGAAGAAGTTTGTAGATTTTTCGAATGATAATGCTATTATGCTTAATAATGCTGATTGGATTTTAAAGCTTAATTATATTAATTTCCTTAGGGAAATTGGAACTAAGTTCTCTGTAAATAATATGCTTAGAGCTGAATGTTTTAAGCAAAGGCTTGAGAAAGGATTAAGCTTTATAGAGTTTAATTATATGATTATGCAGGCATATGATTTTCTATATTTAAATCAAGAATATAATTGCATAATGCAACTTGGTGGGGATGACCAGTGGTCAAATATGATAGCTGGTATGGATTTAATCAAGAAAACTAGAGGAGTACAGGTATATGCTTTAACGTGTAATTTGCTTCTTACAAGTAATGGTAAGAAAATGGGTAAAACTGAAAATGGGGCTATATGGCTTGATAAGGAAAAAACATCTGTGTATGATTTCTATCAATATTGGAGAAATATTGGAGATGATGATGTGGAAAAGACATTAAAAATGTTGACATTTTTGCCATTAGATGAGATAGAAGATTTGTGTAAAGTTGAGGACGCTGAGATAAATAAGGCTAAGGAAGTATTGGCATTTGAGGTTACTAAAATAATACATGGTGAAGAAGAGGCAATTAAGTGTAAAGAGGCATCAAAAGCTTTATTTTCAGGAAATGGAAATTTAGAAGGTGCTCCAAATTATGATGTTAAAATTCAGGAAAATGGAGATTTGTTTTTGGATATTTTAGTTGGTCTTAAAATATTGCCATCAAAATCTGAAGGAAGAAGACTTATATCTCAAGGTGGGGTTTCTATATATGATGAGAAAATAACTGATCCAAATTTATTATTAGAGAAAAAACATTTTAAAGATGGAAAAGTTATTTTGAAGAGAGGTAAGAAAAATTTCTACATATTAAATTTGATAAATTAA
- a CDS encoding GTP pyrophosphokinase encodes MAIKQWRTFLMPYQQAVEELKIKFKSIRREFKFKNEYSPIEFVTGRVKEVASILEKVKKFNISMDRIEFELEDIAGIRIMCQFVDDIMKVVNIIRKRKDLTILYEKDYITNVKESGYRSYHIIIKYPVNLSIGCKEIISEIQIRTLGMNFWATAEHSLNYKYKQHIPGNLKTKLKQAADTVYKLDELMTQIKDEIRDAQRLFDVKSHIVSNITDALTSLISLGGIKEFTNYQIQLTTLIEIGDINQLNSLLLKIQRDIDKYKKF; translated from the coding sequence ATGGCTATAAAACAATGGAGAACCTTTCTTATGCCATACCAACAAGCTGTTGAGGAACTAAAAATTAAATTTAAAAGTATTCGTAGAGAATTCAAATTTAAAAATGAATATTCCCCTATTGAGTTTGTTACAGGTAGAGTTAAAGAAGTGGCTAGTATACTTGAAAAAGTTAAGAAATTTAATATTTCTATGGATAGAATAGAATTTGAACTCGAAGATATTGCTGGAATTCGTATAATGTGCCAATTTGTAGACGATATAATGAAAGTAGTAAACATAATAAGAAAACGTAAAGATTTAACTATTTTATATGAAAAAGACTACATAACAAATGTAAAAGAAAGTGGATATAGAAGTTACCATATTATAATCAAATATCCTGTTAATTTATCCATAGGATGCAAAGAAATTATATCAGAAATACAAATTAGAACTCTTGGAATGAACTTTTGGGCAACAGCAGAGCATTCACTAAATTATAAATATAAGCAACACATACCTGGTAATTTAAAGACTAAACTTAAACAAGCTGCAGATACAGTGTATAAACTAGACGAATTAATGACACAAATAAAAGATGAAATAAGGGATGCTCAAAGATTGTTTGATGTTAAATCACACATAGTTTCAAATATAACTGATGCTTTAACTAGTTTAATATCCTTAGGCGGAATAAAAGAGTTTACAAATTATCAAATACAACTTACAACACTTATAGAAATTGGAGATATAAATCAATTAAACTCTCTACTACTTAAAATACAGAGAGATATTGATAAATATAAAAAATTTTAA
- a CDS encoding zinc-ribbon domain-containing protein — protein sequence MSDKNITCKDCGKEFVFTVGEQDFFKEKGFENDPVRCPDCRRARKNQRREVRR from the coding sequence GTGAGTGATAAAAATATTACTTGTAAAGATTGTGGAAAAGAGTTTGTGTTTACAGTAGGAGAGCAAGACTTTTTTAAAGAAAAAGGATTTGAAAATGATCCAGTAAGATGTCCAGATTGCAGACGTGCAAGAAAGAATCAGAGAAGAGAAGTAAGAAGATAG
- a CDS encoding dipicolinate synthase subunit DpsA, which translates to MNLLIIGGDERSIALKDILKKNNFNVHSSFLNENEKDVENLNDFDIIILPIPFERESKLNAPFYDKEIKSSYTLEKLKHFKGTIIGGFNKKNEEFFVNENLNFKNILEDENFTLINAIITAEGSIEKLIHESYKSLFESNVCILGYGRIGKALSRRMYSLCNKLTVYNNPSINLTYTKIDNINSHELKYFKDHAPQYNIIINTIPHLIINKEILDIINKDTLILDLSSNPGGVDFSYAQKLEIKVIHYLGVPAKVSKYSSANAIFSFLLKTLK; encoded by the coding sequence ATGAACTTATTAATTATTGGTGGAGATGAAAGATCCATTGCATTGAAGGATATCCTAAAAAAAAATAATTTTAATGTTCATTCATCATTTCTAAATGAAAATGAAAAAGATGTTGAAAATTTAAATGATTTCGATATAATTATCCTCCCAATACCATTTGAACGTGAATCAAAATTAAATGCCCCATTTTATGATAAAGAAATTAAATCTTCATATACACTAGAGAAATTAAAACATTTTAAAGGAACAATAATTGGAGGATTTAACAAAAAAAACGAAGAATTCTTCGTAAATGAAAATTTAAATTTTAAAAACATATTAGAAGATGAAAATTTCACATTAATTAACGCTATAATAACAGCTGAAGGATCAATAGAAAAATTAATACACGAGAGTTATAAGAGCTTATTTGAATCAAATGTATGCATATTAGGATATGGTCGCATAGGAAAAGCTCTATCTAGAAGAATGTATTCTTTATGCAACAAATTAACAGTATACAATAATCCATCTATTAATTTAACCTACACAAAAATAGACAATATAAATTCTCATGAACTTAAATATTTTAAAGATCACGCCCCACAATATAACATAATAATAAATACCATACCTCATTTAATTATAAACAAAGAAATTTTAGATATCATAAATAAAGATACACTAATATTAGACCTTTCGTCTAACCCTGGAGGTGTTGATTTTTCATACGCTCAAAAACTTGAAATAAAAGTTATACATTACCTAGGTGTACCAGCTAAAGTTTCAAAATACAGTTCCGCAAATGCAATTTTCAGCTTTCTTTTAAAAACTTTAAAATAA
- a CDS encoding metallophosphoesterase — protein sequence MNLFAISDLHLSFNSEKPMDIFGKKWINHFNTIMENWLKLISDNDVVLICGDTSWAMNMKEVISDLNWIDNLPGKKIIIRGNHDFWWSSISKLNSIYENIKFIQNNYIPFKNYAICGSRGFNIDILDSQDKESHLKILEREKIRMNLSLSSAKKDGYEKIIYMSHYPPFSINNSSLNKNIFMDVLNEYDVEIVVYGHIHSNFEKFYDREINYTKYYLTSCDYLNFIPLRIL from the coding sequence TTGAACTTATTTGCAATATCGGATTTACATTTATCATTTAATTCTGAAAAACCAATGGATATTTTCGGAAAAAAGTGGATTAATCACTTTAATACAATTATGGAAAATTGGTTAAAATTAATTTCTGATAATGATGTAGTTTTAATTTGCGGAGATACTTCATGGGCAATGAATATGAAAGAAGTGATTTCAGATCTTAATTGGATAGATAATCTTCCTGGTAAAAAAATTATCATAAGAGGTAACCACGATTTTTGGTGGTCTAGTATAAGTAAATTGAACTCTATTTATGAAAATATAAAATTTATTCAAAATAACTATATTCCATTTAAAAATTACGCAATCTGTGGAAGTCGAGGTTTTAATATAGATATCCTAGACTCTCAAGATAAAGAAAGTCATTTAAAAATATTAGAGAGGGAAAAAATAAGAATGAACCTCTCCTTGAGTTCTGCTAAAAAAGATGGATATGAGAAAATAATTTATATGAGTCATTATCCTCCATTTTCAATAAACAACAGTTCTCTAAATAAAAATATTTTTATGGATGTTTTAAATGAGTATGATGTTGAAATAGTTGTATATGGACATATCCACAGCAATTTTGAAAAATTTTATGATAGAGAAATAAATTATACAAAATACTACTTAACATCTTGTGATTATTTAAATTTTATTCCCCTAAGAATCTTATAA
- the trpS gene encoding tryptophan--tRNA ligase, translating to MKNIFSGIQPSGDLTIGNYFGAIKNWIKLQSEYNCFFCIVDLHAITVRQEPKRLREKILETLAIYIASGIDPNKNTLFIQSHVPFHSELSWILNCFTYMGETSRMTQYKEKSLKSGESISVGLFTYPILMAADILLYNTDLVPVGSDQKQHLELARDLAERFNNIYSDTFKIPDPYISSTSSRIMNLQSPDKKMSKSDENENSYIKILDDENIIRKKISRSVTDSIGSINYSDDQLGIKNLINIFSSITGEDTYDIVARFKNKGYGDLKNEVSNLLIDELSTIQKRVKELMDNKDYLEKIYKDGAEKAIEASYRMLRKVKKKIGFI from the coding sequence ATGAAAAATATATTTAGTGGTATACAACCATCAGGAGATTTAACTATTGGTAATTATTTTGGTGCGATAAAAAATTGGATAAAATTACAATCTGAGTATAATTGTTTTTTTTGTATTGTGGATTTACATGCTATAACAGTAAGACAAGAACCCAAAAGACTTAGGGAAAAGATATTAGAAACATTAGCAATTTATATTGCATCGGGAATAGATCCAAATAAAAACACGTTGTTTATTCAATCTCATGTCCCATTTCATTCTGAACTTTCTTGGATATTAAATTGTTTTACATATATGGGAGAGACATCTAGGATGACTCAGTATAAAGAAAAGTCATTAAAATCTGGTGAATCTATATCTGTTGGATTATTTACATATCCAATTTTAATGGCAGCGGATATACTCCTTTATAATACAGATCTTGTTCCTGTTGGATCAGATCAAAAACAGCATTTAGAGTTAGCTCGTGATCTTGCAGAAAGATTCAACAATATTTATTCAGATACGTTTAAAATACCGGATCCCTATATAAGTTCAACATCATCTAGAATAATGAACCTCCAATCTCCTGATAAGAAGATGTCTAAGTCCGATGAAAATGAAAATTCATACATAAAAATCCTTGATGATGAAAATATTATAAGGAAAAAAATAAGTAGGAGTGTTACAGATTCTATAGGGAGCATTAATTATAGTGATGATCAATTAGGAATTAAAAATTTAATTAATATATTCTCATCTATAACAGGAGAGGATACTTATGATATTGTAGCTCGATTTAAAAATAAAGGTTATGGAGATTTGAAAAATGAAGTTTCAAATTTACTGATAGATGAACTTTCTACGATACAAAAGAGAGTTAAAGAGCTTATGGATAATAAAGATTATTTAGAGAAAATATATAAAGATGGTGCAGAGAAGGCGATAGAAGCATCTTATAGAATGCTTAGGAAGGTTAAGAAAAAAATTGGATTTATTTAA
- a CDS encoding peptide chain release factor 3, whose amino-acid sequence MSDFIDEIKKRRTFGIISHPDAGKTTLTEKLLLYGGAIRLAGSVKARKSSKHAASDWMDIEKQRGISVTSSVLQFNYDGFCINILDTPGHEDFSEDTYRTLVACDSAVMVIDGSKGIELQTKKLFHVCSILNIPIFTFINKVDREIKDPFDLMEEIEKELGIKCYPMNWPIGCGDNFKGIYERNEEKIYIFSNKNHGQDIIDSYEGKYTDEVFKDILGDHLHKTLIEDIDLLNILDTQFDHNKVLDGKLTPVFFGSAITNFGVEIFLKNFLKYSSMPLKRESTIGDISPTEDYFSAFIFKIQANMNPKHRDRIAFMRICSGKFEKGMEVSHIQNNNKIKLAQPQQFFAQEKEFIDEAYAGDIIGVFDPGIFSIGDTLTTSKTPFKFNGMPAFSPELFATVKPVNSMKRKQFLKGITQISQEGAIQVFKEFNFGMEEVIIGVIGNLQFEVLEYRLKHEYNTDIKINKIPYSFIRWIEKLDIPIDDLNLTSDTKKAIDLKGRNILIFQNNWGIQWALDKNPSIVLSDIGKFQD is encoded by the coding sequence ATGAGTGATTTTATAGATGAAATTAAGAAGAGAAGAACATTTGGTATAATATCCCACCCAGATGCTGGTAAAACTACACTTACAGAAAAATTATTATTATACGGTGGAGCAATACGACTTGCTGGATCTGTTAAGGCTCGTAAATCTTCAAAACATGCGGCATCTGATTGGATGGATATAGAAAAACAAAGAGGAATATCTGTTACAAGTTCAGTTCTTCAATTCAATTACGATGGATTTTGTATAAATATATTAGATACTCCAGGGCACGAAGATTTCTCGGAAGATACATATAGAACACTCGTTGCATGCGACTCTGCTGTAATGGTAATAGATGGCTCAAAAGGAATTGAGCTTCAAACTAAAAAATTATTCCACGTATGCTCTATTTTAAACATACCTATTTTTACATTTATAAATAAAGTCGACCGTGAAATTAAAGATCCATTTGATTTAATGGAAGAAATTGAAAAAGAATTAGGGATAAAATGTTATCCTATGAACTGGCCCATCGGGTGCGGTGATAATTTCAAGGGAATATATGAAAGAAATGAAGAAAAAATATATATCTTCTCAAATAAAAATCATGGACAAGATATTATAGATTCCTATGAAGGCAAATATACAGACGAAGTATTTAAAGATATTTTAGGTGATCATCTACACAAAACTTTAATCGAAGATATAGATTTATTAAATATACTAGATACTCAATTTGATCATAATAAAGTATTAGATGGTAAACTTACTCCTGTATTTTTTGGATCTGCTATAACAAATTTTGGAGTTGAAATATTTTTAAAAAACTTTCTCAAATATTCTTCAATGCCACTTAAACGTGAATCTACAATTGGGGATATCTCTCCTACTGAAGACTATTTCTCAGCATTTATATTTAAAATACAGGCAAATATGAATCCAAAACACAGAGATAGAATAGCATTTATGCGAATATGCTCAGGAAAATTTGAAAAAGGAATGGAAGTATCACATATACAAAACAATAACAAAATTAAACTTGCTCAACCCCAACAATTCTTTGCTCAAGAAAAAGAATTCATAGATGAAGCATACGCAGGAGATATAATAGGTGTATTTGATCCAGGTATATTTTCAATCGGTGATACTCTAACAACATCAAAAACTCCATTTAAATTTAATGGTATGCCTGCCTTCTCACCAGAATTATTTGCAACTGTTAAACCTGTAAACTCAATGAAGAGAAAACAATTTTTAAAAGGTATTACTCAAATTTCACAAGAGGGAGCTATACAAGTATTTAAAGAATTTAACTTTGGTATGGAAGAAGTTATAATTGGAGTTATTGGAAATTTGCAGTTTGAAGTTCTTGAATATAGATTGAAACATGAATATAATACAGACATTAAAATAAATAAAATTCCATACTCCTTCATACGATGGATTGAAAAATTAGATATTCCAATTGATGATTTAAATCTAACTAGCGACACAAAAAAGGCGATAGATTTAAAAGGTAGAAACATATTAATATTTCAAAATAATTGGGGAATACAATGGGCTCTTGATAAGAATCCATCAATTGTTTTATCTGATATAGGAAAATTTCAAGATTAA